Proteins encoded in a region of the Mesoflavibacter profundi genome:
- a CDS encoding isoaspartyl peptidase/L-asparaginase family protein produces MRFKIIVITFLIGVVFSCNSDKNTTKNIPQTTNNTSKTITNKFAIVIHGGAGTILKENMTKEKEAAYKSKLEEAVKLGYNILKNGGTSLDAVQKTITVLENSPLFNAGKGAVFTNEETIELDASIMDGKTLNAGACAAVTTVKNPINLARTIMDVSPHVLMTGQGAENYAKEQSIELVDPNYFKTENRLESLKKVKAQELKKDKGLAFYDDIIKASKFGTVGCVALDKHGNLAAGTSTGGMTNKRFGRVGDVPIIGAGTYANNATCAVSGTGWGEFFIRATVAHDISALMEYKGLSLKEATKEVIQNKVPKLGGKGGIIAIDKLGNIVMDFNTAGMYRASINDKGELYIGIYNQ; encoded by the coding sequence ATGCGTTTTAAAATTATAGTAATCACTTTTTTAATTGGTGTTGTTTTTAGCTGTAATAGTGATAAAAATACTACTAAAAACATACCTCAAACTACTAACAATACTTCTAAAACTATAACTAATAAATTTGCTATAGTTATTCATGGCGGCGCTGGTACAATTTTAAAAGAAAACATGACCAAAGAAAAAGAAGCTGCATATAAATCAAAACTAGAAGAAGCTGTAAAATTAGGGTATAATATTTTAAAAAATGGAGGAACTAGCTTAGATGCTGTACAAAAAACTATTACTGTTTTAGAAAATTCTCCTTTGTTTAACGCTGGAAAAGGTGCTGTGTTTACTAATGAAGAAACTATCGAGCTTGATGCGTCCATTATGGATGGAAAAACATTAAATGCTGGCGCTTGTGCAGCTGTTACTACTGTAAAAAACCCTATAAATTTAGCAAGAACAATAATGGATGTTTCGCCTCATGTGTTAATGACAGGTCAAGGCGCAGAAAACTATGCTAAAGAACAAAGTATTGAATTAGTAGATCCTAATTATTTTAAAACTGAAAACCGATTAGAAAGCTTAAAAAAAGTTAAAGCTCAAGAGCTAAAAAAAGATAAAGGATTAGCTTTTTACGACGATATTATCAAAGCTTCAAAATTTGGAACAGTTGGTTGTGTTGCATTAGATAAACATGGCAATTTAGCAGCAGGAACATCTACTGGCGGAATGACTAACAAACGGTTTGGTCGTGTTGGCGATGTGCCAATAATTGGTGCTGGTACTTACGCAAATAATGCGACTTGTGCTGTTTCTGGAACTGGTTGGGGAGAATTTTTTATTCGCGCTACGGTTGCTCATGATATTTCTGCATTAATGGAATACAAGGGATTATCACTAAAAGAAGCTACAAAGGAAGTGATCCAAAACAAAGTACCTAAACTTGGAGGAAAAGGTGGTATTATAGCTATAGATAAACTTGGAAATATTGTTATGGATTTTAATACTGCTGGCATGTATCGTGCGTCTATCAATGATAAAGGCGAATTATATATTGGTATTTACAATCAATAA
- a CDS encoding ATP-binding protein, with the protein MINKRLLIKNLLAHNDENSFYDKKRKIDIGQKEGKAKFLKHVCALSNSNPKNNSYIVIGVEDEDNKIVGVDFFDDSKIQNLINAYLTNPPIVQYENIPFPHLPDYKVVGLVTIRPSDGLTSLRKNIWKYYGGSVFFRDGSMSMPKVFDIEIKDVNSEIVASIEKHAQNNIQHILDGVMDFMQKRNDYNPKYIVFKEYFIVCWAGIKKVVKDEVFYSRVDIELINEQVRLFYSTLDEVAIQYNEDSFSILEYVQLGIQGNYKYYPLEETTISFNENANYNINSTLVFNPPEYDKKVLHHIYNSNNSILEKLKKGISLNKIELQDLNNLPETYLICYLNLFHEAIDKLHESKPFLKKYPKIYIKYKECIRILRKVKYS; encoded by the coding sequence ATGATCAATAAACGTCTTTTAATTAAAAACTTACTTGCTCATAATGATGAGAACAGTTTTTATGACAAAAAACGAAAAATTGATATTGGTCAAAAAGAAGGCAAAGCAAAATTTTTAAAACACGTTTGCGCACTTTCTAACTCTAACCCAAAAAATAATTCTTATATCGTCATTGGCGTAGAAGACGAAGACAATAAAATAGTTGGTGTAGATTTTTTTGACGATTCTAAAATTCAGAATTTAATAAATGCCTATTTAACCAATCCGCCAATTGTACAATATGAAAACATTCCTTTTCCGCATTTACCAGATTACAAGGTTGTCGGATTAGTCACTATTAGACCAAGCGACGGACTTACATCTTTAAGAAAAAACATTTGGAAATATTATGGCGGCTCTGTTTTTTTTAGAGACGGAAGCATGAGTATGCCTAAAGTTTTTGATATAGAAATTAAGGATGTAAATTCTGAAATTGTTGCTTCTATCGAGAAACATGCGCAAAATAACATTCAGCATATTTTAGATGGTGTTATGGATTTTATGCAAAAAAGAAACGATTACAATCCAAAATACATAGTCTTTAAAGAGTACTTTATAGTCTGTTGGGCAGGAATAAAAAAGGTGGTAAAAGACGAAGTTTTTTATTCTAGAGTTGACATAGAACTAATTAACGAACAGGTTAGATTGTTTTACTCTACGTTAGATGAAGTCGCTATACAATATAACGAAGATTCTTTTTCTATTTTAGAATATGTACAACTAGGCATACAAGGTAATTACAAGTATTATCCGCTAGAAGAAACCACAATTTCTTTTAACGAAAATGCAAATTACAACATAAACAGCACTTTGGTTTTTAATCCGCCAGAATATGATAAAAAAGTACTTCATCATATTTATAATTCTAATAATTCTATTTTAGAAAAATTAAAAAAAGGAATTTCTTTAAATAAAATAGAATTACAAGATCTAAACAACCTACCAGAAACGTATCTAATATGTTATCTAAATTTATTTCATGAAGCCATAGATAAGCTACATGAATCTAAACCTTTTTTAAAAAAATACCCAAAAATTTATATCAAATATAAAGAGTGTATTAGAATATTAAGAAAGGTAAAATACAGTTAA
- a CDS encoding OmpA family protein produces MSKKTRYLLGILLTIIIGTILYWFFCCQYCSNNGKHNHKKHHLKTNDVVKPTVTKTPFLVNDPNGNFNIETNSSFNFKTSDYHVIKPLSPNLEDGLNNLAKYFSSNPEKHLLITGVYKEEEENHSAFPNLGLARANAVKNLIASRGVNYKNITTNSQLDNSLTADVSLVLYGPLNFNITTKDQQDTVNTKELEDQLKAIKADPLILYFDTAQVAIELTASQRQKVANMVDYLTKVDQSHIVITGHTDNQGSRETNIKVGQGRADFAKNYLMDNGIPENKIISTSVGPDHPIADNTTEEGKAKNRRVVVTIN; encoded by the coding sequence ATGAGTAAAAAAACTAGATATCTTTTAGGTATTTTACTAACCATTATTATTGGTACTATTTTATATTGGTTTTTTTGTTGTCAATATTGTAGTAACAATGGTAAACACAACCATAAAAAACATCATTTAAAAACTAATGATGTAGTAAAACCTACAGTAACTAAAACACCATTTTTAGTTAACGATCCAAATGGTAATTTTAATATTGAAACAAATAGTAGTTTTAATTTTAAAACTTCAGATTACCATGTTATTAAACCTTTGTCTCCAAATCTAGAAGACGGTTTAAATAATTTAGCCAAATATTTTAGTTCTAATCCAGAAAAGCACCTTTTAATTACTGGTGTTTATAAAGAAGAAGAAGAAAACCATTCTGCGTTTCCAAATCTTGGTTTAGCACGAGCAAATGCGGTTAAAAATTTAATAGCATCAAGAGGTGTTAATTATAAAAATATAACTACAAATAGCCAATTAGATAATAGCTTAACAGCAGATGTAAGTTTGGTTTTATATGGACCTTTAAATTTTAATATTACAACAAAAGACCAGCAAGATACTGTAAATACAAAAGAATTAGAAGACCAATTAAAAGCTATTAAAGCAGATCCATTAATCTTATATTTTGATACTGCACAAGTAGCTATAGAGTTAACAGCTTCACAAAGACAAAAAGTAGCAAATATGGTAGATTATTTAACAAAAGTAGATCAATCCCATATTGTTATTACTGGTCATACAGATAACCAAGGATCTAGAGAAACTAATATTAAAGTAGGTCAAGGTAGAGCAGATTTTGCTAAAAATTATCTTATGGATAACGGTATACCAGAAAACAAGATTATTAGTACATCTGTTGGACCAGATCACCCAATTGCAGATAATACAACAGAAGAAGGAAAAGCAAAAAATAGACGCGTTGTCGTAACCATTAACTAA
- the amaB gene encoding L-piperidine-6-carboxylate dehydrogenase, giving the protein MEATATDFGIKDALNQLGLKDVNDGTSTGSNNFGSGVLIASYSPTDGKLIGKVSTTTREDYDKVIKTAQDAFLQFRAMPAPQRGEIVRQFGNRLRELKEPLGKLVSYEMGKSLQEGYGEVQEMIDICDFAVGLSRQLNGQTIPSERPGHVMREQWHSLGIVGIISAFNFPVAVWSWNTALAWVCGDVCVWKASEKAPLCAVACQNIIAEVLKENNLPEGISCIINGDYKVGEFMTTDHRIPLISATGSTRMGRIVGATVAERFGKSLLELGGNNAIIITPTADLKVVVPGAVFGAVGTCGQRCTSTRRLIIHESVYDKVRDAIVGAYKQLTIGNPLDEKNHIGPLIDTDAVNTYLSAIEKAKAEGGNVLVEGGVLEGEGYESGCYVKPAIIEAKNDFEIVQAETFAPILYLMKYSGDVENAIDMQNGVAQGLSSAIMTNEMKEAEKFLSFAGSDCGIANVNIGTSGAEIGGAFGGEKETGGGRESGSDAWKIYMRRQTNTVNYSDQLPLAQGIKFDL; this is encoded by the coding sequence ATGGAAGCAACTGCTACCGATTTCGGAATAAAAGACGCTTTAAATCAATTAGGACTTAAAGATGTAAACGACGGAACATCTACAGGTTCTAATAATTTTGGAAGTGGTGTTTTAATTGCATCATATTCTCCAACAGATGGAAAGCTTATAGGTAAAGTATCTACAACGACAAGAGAAGACTACGATAAAGTTATTAAAACTGCTCAAGATGCCTTTTTACAATTTAGAGCAATGCCTGCGCCACAAAGAGGTGAAATTGTAAGACAATTTGGTAACCGTTTAAGAGAATTAAAAGAACCATTAGGTAAGTTAGTATCTTACGAAATGGGTAAATCGTTACAAGAAGGTTACGGTGAAGTACAAGAAATGATAGACATCTGCGACTTCGCAGTAGGTTTATCAAGACAGTTAAACGGACAAACTATTCCATCGGAAAGACCTGGACACGTTATGAGAGAGCAGTGGCACTCCTTAGGTATTGTTGGGATTATTTCAGCATTTAACTTTCCAGTTGCTGTTTGGTCTTGGAATACAGCATTAGCTTGGGTATGTGGTGATGTTTGTGTTTGGAAAGCTTCAGAAAAAGCGCCACTTTGTGCTGTAGCTTGTCAAAATATTATAGCTGAGGTATTAAAAGAAAACAACTTACCAGAAGGTATTTCTTGTATTATAAATGGAGATTATAAAGTAGGAGAATTTATGACTACAGATCATAGAATTCCGTTAATCTCTGCAACAGGATCTACACGTATGGGACGCATTGTTGGTGCTACTGTTGCCGAGCGTTTTGGTAAATCTTTATTAGAATTAGGAGGAAACAACGCTATAATTATTACGCCAACTGCAGATTTAAAAGTAGTTGTACCTGGTGCAGTATTTGGCGCTGTTGGAACTTGCGGACAACGTTGTACAAGTACACGTCGTTTAATTATCCACGAGTCTGTTTACGATAAAGTAAGAGACGCTATTGTTGGTGCCTACAAGCAATTAACTATTGGAAATCCTTTAGACGAGAAAAATCACATTGGACCATTAATCGATACAGATGCTGTAAACACGTATTTATCTGCAATAGAAAAAGCAAAAGCTGAAGGCGGAAATGTACTAGTTGAAGGTGGCGTTTTAGAAGGTGAAGGATACGAGTCTGGTTGTTACGTAAAACCAGCGATTATTGAAGCTAAAAATGATTTTGAAATTGTTCAAGCAGAAACTTTTGCACCAATTTTATATTTAATGAAATACTCTGGCGATGTAGAAAATGCAATCGATATGCAAAATGGTGTTGCACAAGGATTATCGTCTGCAATCATGACTAACGAAATGAAAGAAGCAGAAAAATTCTTATCCTTTGCTGGTAGTGATTGTGGTATTGCAAACGTCAATATTGGTACTTCTGGAGCAGAAATTGGAGGCGCATTTGGAGGTGAAAAAGAAACTGGTGGCGGACGCGAATCAGGATCTGATGCATGGAAGATTTACATGCGTAGACAAACTAACACAGTAAATTATTCAGACCAATTACCTTTAGCACAAGGTATTAAGTTTGATTTATAA